In Camelina sativa cultivar DH55 chromosome 17, Cs, whole genome shotgun sequence, the genomic stretch gcaaataatttttattgtaaatattattcatgaaatgtaaatgtattatgtaagtcttatattgttaattttaacccgtgttagagtatataaaattattaatccgtGCTAGAGTGTGTCCAGCAGCTTCCgtgctagagtatataaaaatttaactcgTGCTTGAGTTTGTaagtcttaaaattataatataaaaacaaaattcaatctgtgctctagcatggtcctaatttttattgaacgttatggtttatcaataaaatctgtggaaagtaaatttctaatattgtgtttaaagatctttggaaacaacttgatatatgactaaaatcttctgaaaatacagtttgaaagatccatgattttatttattaccattaatatatcaattatcaatttggaatatctccaattaaggttgcacccaatatttaggtgtaaccattaatatatgaattaatctataacctatctataacctatttgtaatcatttataattaattaaaaatataaagtctacaaaaactatattgtgtacttctttttattaaaaaggagatcatttgaaataactccgcgattataattttaaattaaataatataatttaatcactataatataaactatattgtgtacttctctttattttatattataatataaataatataaactatgttatgtacttttcttttattaaaaagaagatcatttgaaataactATGTTGTGATCTTCATGATATATTTGCTCCATgatttatggatttattatttattatctatatacttcacgatttatgaatttattatttattatatatatataaagagttatcTTATGAAGAGTATATGGttaatgtatatcttatatataacctattagtatgcatttgtaaccatttatattttttataaagtctacaaaacttaagttgtgtacttcccttttattaaaaggggataactcaaacatataaataaaatctaacttaacaaaaatatgtacatatgaataatttaatcaaataactaGAATAGGCACATTTGAATAGAGGTCAatagtatgatatatatacatataaaaacataaatgtattacaaaaaaaaaaaacaattttaaagcTACCGTTACAGCGTCTAACAACCAAAACTTTAAAGACAAACTTACTACAAGTTACTACTACTAATCAGTAGTATTAATTATTTACAAGTACCAAGTTTTTATTTACACCCATGCTTTAAACACATTCCTGTAGTGGTTAGTTAATTCATAATGATGGAAGAAcgtctttaacaaaaaaaaataatgatggaAGAACGTGAAACAGTTACGTAAAAGATTGTGCACACGAAAAGTCCTGGTTAATCGTGGTTTCAAGATAAACATGAAACTTTTGTTGTAATTAAAGATAAAAGTTGTAATTAAGGAATAAACAATAAAGTatagaacaagaaaaagagacgAGACGACGacaattaaaaagtaaaaaaagtaacAAGACGATTGTACTTTCCATGTTTTACGGTGGGTTTACAAAAGGAACATtcgagaactttttttttttaccaaaactcTCCTTACCAGTTAaggcttcttctcttttttttttcttctttataataGCTTCTCTGAGACAAATTCTTTATTGGCTTCTTTATTAAAAACCTCGGATTGGTTCTTCGTTCACACAAGTTGTGTTGTGTGTATTAGTTGTTTAACTTCCGCAGAGCcaaaagctttttattttatttttcactaaAGTGTCTTCCCGTTACGATCCAATCAAATCCTAATCCTATGGAGCGAGGTTGTTACCGAGGTGGTCGTGGTGATGGCCGTGGCAGAGGCGGCGGAGGTcgtggtgatggtggtggtggaggtcgTGGttacggcggaggaggaggtggaggagacCGTGGTCGCGGTTATGGAGGCGGAGATCGCGGTCGTGGTCGCGGCTCAGAGCGAGGCGGCGGGAATCGTGGTCAAGGTCGCGGTGAGCAACAGGATTTCAGaagccagagtcagtggggaccTCCTTCAGGTCACGGTGGCCGGGGGACTCAGTTCCAGCAACCTCGACCACAGGCGACTCAGGTGACACAAGCGGTTCCGCAGCCACAAGTGACACAACCAGGACCTCCGTCAGGGTACGGTGGCCGTGATACTCAGTTGCAACAACCTCGTCCACAGGCGGCTCAGGTGACACAAGTGAGTCATGCTGGGGGCGCCGCTAGGGGCGCTTGGGGTCGTAAGCCACAGGTTCCTTCTGATTCGGCTTCTCCGTCCACCTCCGTCGTGGTTACTGAACCCGTTCGTGGTATGCtctcaattttttgttttcataccCTTGGGAATTGAGATTAGGGAAAATTCAGAAACGATTATAATAAAATGATTGAGCTTAATTATGAATCATTAGGGAGATTTTGTGAATTGAGATTGGTGAAAATTTCATAAAACGATTACGATAAAATGATTGCAActtaattatgattatttttgtgattattttgtttgagcTAAGAGTTGTTTGTATATTAATTTGACAGTTGCTGAAGTTGTGATTCCAAGACCATCTGTACAAGTTGCGTCTACTGATAAGAAAGAACCAATGAAGCGACCTGATAGAGGCGGTGTTGTGGCTGTGCGGCGTGTTAATCTATATGTCAATCATTTTAGAGTCAACTTCAATCCTGATAGTGTCATAAGACATTATGATGTTGAAATCAAAGGAGATAATCCTACTAAGAAGATATCGAGGTTTGAGCTAGCTATGGTCAGGGACAAGGTGCTCACCGACAATCCCGGCGAGTTTCCCTTTGCTATGACTGCTTATGATGGTCAGAAGAACATTTTCAGCGCGGCTGAACTGCCTACGGGTTCATTCAAGGTGGAGTTCCCTGCAACTGAAGAGATGAGAGGTCGTAGCTATACGTTTACCATCAATCAGGTGAATGCTCTGAAGCTACGTGACTTGAAAGAGTACATGACAGGGAGCACGTCTTTGAATCCGCGTGATGTATTGCAAGGGATGGATGTTGTCATGAAAGAGCATCCTTCCAAGTGTATGATCACAGTTGGTAAAAGCTTTTTCACTCGTGAGACTGAGCCTGATGAAGACTTTGGCTTCGGGGTTGCACCTGCGAAAGGGTATCGTCATACTCTGAAGCCCACGGCACAAGGTTTATCATTGTGCTTGGACTACTCCGTTTTGGCGTTTCGCAAAGCAATGTCAGTCATCGAGTACTTGAAGTTGTACTTTAACTGGTCTGATATGCGTCAGTTCAGGAATTGTAGGCGTGATGTGGAAAGGGAATTGACTGGTTTGAAAGTCACTGTCAATCATCGAAAGAACAAGCAGAAACTCACCATTGTAGGGCTGAGTATGAAAGACACAAAAGACATCAAATTTGATCTTATTGACCAAGAGGGAAACGAGCCGCCAAGAAAAACTACCATTGTTGAGTATTTCAGGATCAAGTATGGAAGAGACATTGAACACAACGATATTCCTTGCTTGGATTTGGGGAAAAATGGTCGGGAAAATTTAGTCCCCATGGAGTTCTGCGACTTGGTTGAAGGTCAGATTTATCCAAAGGATGACTTAGATAAGGATTCGGCGTTGTGGTTAAAGAAGTTGTCACTGGTCAATCCACAACAAAGGCAGAAAAATATAGATAAGATGATAAAGTCTCGTAATGGACCGAGCGGGTATGTGTACAAAGAacttcacttttattttctcttttaaaatttttgtcaaNCTTGACTTCACCGCATCCGAGAGATTTAACAAGATGCCTAATGACTTTGTGGATGCCCTGATGGAACGTTGTTGGAAACTTGGGATGCAGATGGAGCCTCCTATCGTTTACAAAACATCCAGAATGGATACGCTTTCTAATTGTAATGCTCTTGAGGAGTTGCTTCGGTCCGTAATTGAAGAGGCTTCTCGTAAGCATGGCGGGGCTCGTCCTACTCTTGTTCTTTGTGCTATGTCCGGGAGGGCCGATGGCTACAAGACTCTGAAATGGGTAGCAGAAACCAAACTTGGTCTGGTAACTCAGTGTTTCTTGACCGGGTCTGCCACTAGAGGAGGTAGAATTTCTGATCAGTACCTTGCAAATCTTGCCCTCAAGATGAACGCAAAGGTTGGTGGAAGCAACGTCGAGCTGATGGATAatactttctctttcttccaaaAAGGTGATGAGGTCATGTTCATTGGTGCCGATGTCAATCATCCCGCTGCTCGAGACAAGATGAGCCCGTCTATTGTTGCTGTTGTGGGTACTCTAAACTGGCCTGCAGCTAACCGTTATGCAGCTAGAGTCATTGCCCAGCCTCACCGTAAAGAGGAAATACAAGGATTTGGGGATGCTTGCTTGGAGCTTGTCAAAGCTCATGTTAAGTCCACTGGGAAACGACCTAACAAGATTGTGATATTCCGTGATGGTGTCAGCGATGGTCAGTTCGATATGGTTCTCAATGTGGAGTTGCTTGATGTCAAGCTGACTTTTGAGAAGAATAATTACAATCCAAAGATAACGGTCATCGTAGCACAGAAACGTCACCAAACCCGTTTCTTCCCCGCTACAAGCAATGATGGAAGTGATAAGGGCAATGTGCCTTCAGGTACGGTTGTTGATACTAAAGTCATTCACCCGTATGAGTATGATTTCTACCTATGCAGTCACCACGGAGGGATCGGGACAAGCAAACCGACTCATTACTACACTCTTTGGGATGAACTTGGATTCACATCAGATCAGGTTCAGAAGCTCATCTTCGAGATGTGTTTCACTTTCACTCGCTGCACCAAACCCGTCTCTCTTGTTCCTCCGGTTTATTATGCTGACATGGTTGCCTATAGAGGAAGGATTTACCATGAGGCAAGCTCTCGTGAGAGGAACATTAGGCAGCCGAGGGGAGCTTCTACGTCTGCTGCTTCGCTTGCCTCTTCATTATCATCTCTTACAATAGAGGACAAAGCAATTTTCAAGCTGCACANACGGTCATCGTAGCACAGAAACGTCACCAAACCCGTTTCTTCCCCGCTACAAGCAATGATGGAAGTGATAAGGGCAATGTGCCTTCAGGTACGGTTGTTGATACTAAAGTCATTCACCCGTATGAGTATGATTTCTACCTATGCAGTCACCACGGAGGGATCGGGACAAGCAAACCGACTCATTACTACACTCTTTGGGATGAACTTGGATTCACATCAGATCAGGTTCAGAAGCTCATCTTCGAGATGTGTTTCACTTTCACTCGCTGCACCAAACCCGTCTCTCTTGTTCCTCCGGTTTATTATGCTGACATGGTTGCCTATAGAGGAAGGATTTACCATGAGGCAAGCTCTCGTGAGAGGAACATTAGGCAGCCGAGGGGAGCTTCTACGTCTGCTGCTTCGCTTGCCTCTTCATTATCATCTCTTACAATAGAGGACAAAGCAATTTTCAAGCTGCACACAGAGCTTGAGAATGTTATGTTCTTCGTCTGAAGAAGAGTGtgagtttttttgtgtttagggTCCCAAGCTGAACTTAATACTATATTCGGAATCGGAACGCCCCGAGAACGCAGTTTTACTCCTTTTTTCTGGTTAGAAAGGAGTTTGTGCGTGAATCTAATTGGGTTTTTCGCAGTGTGTTTCTTTCATTTTGGTTGGTGTGTTGAAATGAATTTCTTTTTGGTGTTGTAATGCTCTTTAGAGCAGAAACCAcgtctttgtgttttttggttttatagtaTTTCAGACTCATATTTTGCTTGcgttttgaaaatttggttatTAGTTTTATTAAACCTTAAGATTTTACAGATGAGACAGGAATATATTGTTAGTTTCGCTTTTACATGTTCAGTTTGTGTCTGAAGTTTAGTAATTGCATTTATCGTGTCCGGTTGTTACAGAAGTATATGGTGAAGCTCTGTTGCATCATTCGATTAATTCATCATTCCCTTCAACTTTTGAGCCTTGTAGACTAACACGTAAAAATACAATACAAAAGATCAtcaatatgaataaaaatataggCTAGTCTCTGAACTCTGAAGACCTGCTCTTAAACATTATTTATCTTcaaatgtaattaatatttttcttttaccatttACCTTTCTTCTACGCTTTCTTATAGTGATATATTCATTTGTTAACTTATTTTAGCCGCATTACATAGGTGGAGTGGGTTGACCAGTGAACTTGTTAACTCGTGTGtgctcctctctttctctcagacTGTCATATATTCGTCATTCTCTCTGTTTATTGTTCTACTTCCTGAGTTACATTCATTTGTACTGTCTCAAACTACCTTGGATTGATGGATTCTATTGGATTTAAGCTCATAAATTC encodes the following:
- the LOC104759588 gene encoding protein argonaute 2-like codes for the protein MERGCYRGGRGDGRGRGGGGRGDGGGGGRGYGGGGGGGDRGRGYGGGDRGRGRGSERGGGNRGQGRGEQQDFRSQSQWGPPSGHGGRGTQFQQPRPQATQVTQAVPQPQVTQPGPPSGYGGRDTQLQQPRPQAAQVTQVSHAGGAARGAWGRKPQVPSDSASPSTSVVVTEPVRVAEVVIPRPSVQVASTDKKEPMKRPDRGGVVAVRRVNLYVNHFRVNFNPDSVIRHYDVEIKGDNPTKKISRFELAMVRDKVLTDNPGEFPFAMTAYDGQKNIFSAAELPTGSFKVEFPATEEMRGRSYTFTINQVNALKLRDLKEYMTGSTSLNPRDVLQGMDVVMKEHPSKCMITVGKSFFTRETEPDEDFGFGVAPAKGYRHTLKPTAQGLSLCLDYSVLAFRKAMSVIEYLKLYFNWSDMRQFRNCRRDVERELTGLKVTVNHRKNKQKLTIVGLSMKDTKDIKFDLIDQEGNEPPRKTTIVEYFRIKYGRDIEHNDIPCLDLGKNGRENLVPMEFCDLVEGQIYPKDDLDKDSALWLKKLSLVNPQQRQKNIDKMIKSRNGPSGYVYKFVXLDFTASERFNKMPNDFVDALMERCWKLGMQMEPPIVYKTSRMDTLSNCNALEELLRSVIEEASRKHGGARPTLVLCAMSGRADGYKTLKWVAETKLGLVTQCFLTGSATRGGRISDQYLANLALKMNAKVGGSNVELMDNTFSFFQKGDEVMFIGADVNHPAARDKMSPSIVAVVGTLNWPAANRYAARVIAQPHRKEEIQGFGDACLELVKAHVKSTGKRPNKIVIFRDGVSDGQFDMVLNVELLDVKLTFEKNNYNPKITVIVAQKRHQTRFFPATSNDGSDKGNVPSGTVVDTKVIHPYEYDFYLCSHHGGIGTSKPTHYYTLWDELGFTSDQVQKLIFEMCFTFTRCTKPVSLVPPVYYADMVAYRGRIYHEASSRERNIRQPRGASTSAASLASSLSSLTIEDKAIFKLHTELENVMFFV